Proteins encoded together in one Lagopus muta isolate bLagMut1 chromosome 3, bLagMut1 primary, whole genome shotgun sequence window:
- the METTL4 gene encoding N(6)-adenine-specific methyltransferase METTL4 isoform X3, producing the protein MSVVHRLTAGWLLDHLSFINQCGYEICDSFAYTGDVTTSTSVSSTNDHPTSTFATTSSSDGPSDAVETEGKTARTRYVFREEFFHISKAHIAAAPEEQLLQGSLELSFTEMKASSRAEEHQEGTKCGVKDSVAGAKKKRKRKCVFNQGELDALEYHTKIRKFIWEGTLHLVQEGLKSGFLHRAAAAPSCGKNVVPGPVDCGLAELCEMAKQFPAVNDGDHQSVNVLDDETTTPEHDLLSCVTENNSNCAKIVVLMGQKYLVPPKSSFLLSDISCLQPLLNYKKKYDVIVIDPPWENKSVKRSNRYSYLSLWQIKQIPVSALAAPDCLVVTWVTNRQKHLRFVKDELYPHWSVKTLAEWHWVKITRYGEFVLPLDSFHKKPYEVLILGRVQGNIKEALSRKSEDVLPVPEHKLIVSIPCSLHSHKPPLTGPIHDKSIRGFTQGVCDWQT; encoded by the exons ATGTCTGTGGTACATCGGCTGACAGCAGGGTGGCTCCTGGACCATCTGTCTTTCATCAACCAGTGTGGCTATGAGATCTGTGATTCCTTTGCATACACTGGTGATGTCACTACCAGTACTTCTGTCAGTTCTACTAACGATCATCCTACTTCTACATTTGCTACCACCTCTTCAAGTGATGGTCCCAGTGATGCTGTAGAAACAGAAGGTAAAACAGCAAGAACAAGATATGTATTTCGTGAAGAGTTCTTTCACATTTCTAAGGCCCATATagctgcagctcctgaggaACAGCTGTTGCAAGGAAGCCTTGAGTTGAGTTTCACAGAAATGaaggccagcagcagagcagaagaacaCCAAGAAGGAACCAAGTGTGGTGTCAAGGATTCTGTTGCTGGTGCTAAGAAG AAGcgtaaaagaaaatgtgtgttcAACCAAGGTGAACTGGATGCTTTAGAATACCATACCAAG ATCAGAAAATTCATTTGGGAAGGCACTTTGCATTTAGTCCAAGAGGGACTCAAAAGTGGTTTTCTTCAtcgtgctgctgcagcacccagtTGTGGGAAGAATGTTGTTCCTGGACCCGTTGACTGTGGGTTGGCTGAATTATGTGAAATGGCAAAGCAATTTCCAGCTGTAAATGATGGTGATCATCAATCTGTGAATGTGCTAGATGATGAAACCACCACTCCAGAGCATGACCTGCTTTCATGTGTTACAGAGAACAACTCAAACTGTGCAAAGATAGTTGTATTAATGGGACAGAAGTACTTGGTGCCACCGAAGAGCAGTTTCCTTTTATCTGATATTTCATGTTTACAACCCCTGCTGAACT acaaGAAAAAGTATGATGTAATTGTGATCGATCCACCATGGGAGAACAAATCTGTTAAAAGGAGTAACAG ATACAGCTACTTGTCTTTGTGGCAAATCAAGCAGATTCCTGTATCAGCGCTAGCTGCTCCAGATTGTCTTGTTGTCACATGGGTGACTAACAGACAGAAGCACTTACGTTTTGTTAAGGATGAACTTTATCCACATTGGTCTGTGAAAACACTTGCTGAGTGGCACTGGGTAAAA ATTACTAGATACGGAGAATTTGTATTGCCTTTGGATTCTTTCCACAAAAAGCCCTATGAAGTTCTTATACTGGGGAGAGTTCAAGGAAACATAAAGGAAGCCCTAAG CAGGAAATCTGAAGATGTTCTTCCAGTTCCAGAACATAAGTTAATTGTCAGCATACCCTGCAGTCTACATTCACATAAGCCCCCCCTCACTG
- the METTL4 gene encoding N(6)-adenine-specific methyltransferase METTL4 isoform X2, which produces MSVVHRLTAGWLLDHLSFINQCGYEICDSFAYTGDVTTSTSVSSTNDHPTSTFATTSSSDGPSDAVETEGKTARTRYVFREEFFHISKAHIAAAPEEQLLQGSLELSFTEMKASSRAEEHQEGTKCGVKDSVAGAKKKRKRKCVFNQGELDALEYHTKIRKFIWEGTLHLVQEGLKSGFLHRAAAAPSCGKNVVPGPVDCGLAELCEMAKQFPAVNDGDHQSVNVLDDETTTPEHDLLSCVTENNSNCAKIVVLMGQKYLVPPKSSFLLSDISCLQPLLNYKKKYDVIVIDPPWENKSVKRSNRYSYLSLWQIKQIPVSALAAPDCLVVTWVTNRQKHLRFVKDELYPHWSVKTLAEWHWVKITRYGEFVLPLDSFHKKPYEVLILGRVQGNIKEALSRKSEDVLPVPEHKLIVSIPCSLHSHKPPLTAGPIHDKSIRGFTQGVCDWQT; this is translated from the exons ATGTCTGTGGTACATCGGCTGACAGCAGGGTGGCTCCTGGACCATCTGTCTTTCATCAACCAGTGTGGCTATGAGATCTGTGATTCCTTTGCATACACTGGTGATGTCACTACCAGTACTTCTGTCAGTTCTACTAACGATCATCCTACTTCTACATTTGCTACCACCTCTTCAAGTGATGGTCCCAGTGATGCTGTAGAAACAGAAGGTAAAACAGCAAGAACAAGATATGTATTTCGTGAAGAGTTCTTTCACATTTCTAAGGCCCATATagctgcagctcctgaggaACAGCTGTTGCAAGGAAGCCTTGAGTTGAGTTTCACAGAAATGaaggccagcagcagagcagaagaacaCCAAGAAGGAACCAAGTGTGGTGTCAAGGATTCTGTTGCTGGTGCTAAGAAG AAGcgtaaaagaaaatgtgtgttcAACCAAGGTGAACTGGATGCTTTAGAATACCATACCAAG ATCAGAAAATTCATTTGGGAAGGCACTTTGCATTTAGTCCAAGAGGGACTCAAAAGTGGTTTTCTTCAtcgtgctgctgcagcacccagtTGTGGGAAGAATGTTGTTCCTGGACCCGTTGACTGTGGGTTGGCTGAATTATGTGAAATGGCAAAGCAATTTCCAGCTGTAAATGATGGTGATCATCAATCTGTGAATGTGCTAGATGATGAAACCACCACTCCAGAGCATGACCTGCTTTCATGTGTTACAGAGAACAACTCAAACTGTGCAAAGATAGTTGTATTAATGGGACAGAAGTACTTGGTGCCACCGAAGAGCAGTTTCCTTTTATCTGATATTTCATGTTTACAACCCCTGCTGAACT acaaGAAAAAGTATGATGTAATTGTGATCGATCCACCATGGGAGAACAAATCTGTTAAAAGGAGTAACAG ATACAGCTACTTGTCTTTGTGGCAAATCAAGCAGATTCCTGTATCAGCGCTAGCTGCTCCAGATTGTCTTGTTGTCACATGGGTGACTAACAGACAGAAGCACTTACGTTTTGTTAAGGATGAACTTTATCCACATTGGTCTGTGAAAACACTTGCTGAGTGGCACTGGGTAAAA ATTACTAGATACGGAGAATTTGTATTGCCTTTGGATTCTTTCCACAAAAAGCCCTATGAAGTTCTTATACTGGGGAGAGTTCAAGGAAACATAAAGGAAGCCCTAAG CAGGAAATCTGAAGATGTTCTTCCAGTTCCAGAACATAAGTTAATTGTCAGCATACCCTGCAGTCTACATTCACATAAGCCCCCCCTCACTG